One window of Bacteroides sp. AN502(2024) genomic DNA carries:
- a CDS encoding efflux RND transporter periplasmic adaptor subunit, with protein sequence MKKKHFMAIVLCLSLLTACKQDPDGTKREESYPLLTLKPENRELTVKYSAVIEGRQDVEVRPQVSGTITRVCVEEGACVHKGQVLFIIDQVPYHAALQKAEASVASAEANEAIARQTLEGKETLYRDKVISDFELRTAQNNYKSARAALRQAQAERTEAANNLSYTEVKSPVDGYAGMTSYRIGALVGPTMTKPLITVSDNSEMYAYFSMTEKQMLNLTAQHGSLDKALAAFPEVSLVLNDGSTYECKGKVDVISGIIDKTTGSIGTRASFPNPGKRLMSGGTVNVSIPYRKENCIVIPQGATYEIQNRIFAYKVVDGKAVSTAIQVFEINDGREYIVESGLQTGDVIVAEGAGLLKEGIVVTAANNNTKQGKGE encoded by the coding sequence ATGAAGAAGAAACATTTTATGGCAATCGTATTGTGTCTGTCATTGCTGACTGCCTGCAAACAAGATCCGGACGGAACCAAAAGAGAGGAATCGTATCCGTTACTGACATTGAAACCTGAAAACAGGGAACTGACGGTAAAATATTCTGCCGTCATTGAAGGAAGGCAAGACGTAGAAGTGCGTCCGCAGGTATCGGGCACAATTACACGGGTATGTGTAGAGGAAGGAGCATGTGTTCACAAAGGACAGGTGTTGTTTATCATTGACCAAGTGCCTTATCATGCCGCCTTGCAGAAAGCCGAGGCATCTGTTGCCTCAGCTGAAGCGAACGAGGCAATTGCCAGACAGACATTGGAAGGTAAAGAGACTTTGTATCGAGACAAGGTGATATCCGACTTTGAATTGCGCACAGCGCAGAACAATTATAAAAGTGCTCGGGCTGCACTCAGACAAGCACAGGCTGAACGGACGGAAGCCGCAAACAACCTCTCTTACACGGAAGTGAAAAGTCCGGTGGACGGATATGCGGGTATGACTTCCTATCGCATCGGAGCATTGGTCGGTCCGACAATGACTAAACCGCTGATTACCGTATCGGACAATTCGGAGATGTATGCCTATTTCTCTATGACAGAGAAACAAATGTTGAATCTGACGGCGCAGCATGGCTCACTGGACAAGGCACTTGCTGCTTTCCCGGAGGTGTCATTGGTGCTTAACGACGGAAGCACTTACGAATGTAAGGGAAAAGTCGATGTAATCAGCGGCATCATCGACAAAACAACAGGAAGCATCGGTACCCGGGCCTCTTTCCCCAATCCCGGCAAACGGTTGATGAGTGGCGGTACGGTAAACGTGTCAATTCCTTATCGGAAAGAGAATTGTATTGTCATTCCGCAGGGAGCAACCTACGAGATACAGAATCGCATCTTTGCCTACAAAGTAGTAGATGGGAAAGCCGTATCGACCGCTATACAAGTATTTGAAATCAACGACGGGCGGGAGTATATCGTGGAGAGCGGTTTGCAAACCGGAGACGTCATCGTCGCCGAAGGTGCCGGACTGCTGAAAGAAGGAATAGTAGTGACAGCTGCCAATAACAACACCAAACAAGGAAAGGGGGAATAA
- a CDS encoding efflux RND transporter permease subunit: MRLQHFIDRPILSIVISVVIVVAGLIGLYALSVEQYPDIAPPTIRVSTTYSGANAETVQKSVIVPLEEAINGVENMTYMTSTASNTGSAEITVYFKQGSDPDMAAVNVQNKVSTATSLLPAEVTKVGVTTMKRQSSMLKIFGLYSPNGTYDETFLSNYLTINVKPQLQRISGIGEVNIMGGDYAMRIWLKPDVMAQYGLIPADVESALSSQNIEASAGSVGEDSKNVYQYTLKYRGRLETEQEFEEMVIKATDDGRILRLKDIATVELGAQSYTYTGTVNAAPGTCCMINQTAGTNANEIITQIDRYLNELRETLPEDIEIADLMNTKNFLDASIDEVIKTLLEAIILVVLVVYFFLQNPRSTLIPTISILVSLVGTFAILYVGGFSINLLTLFALVLAIGTIVDDAIIVVEAVQARFDEGYRSSYRASVDAMNGITSAIVTSTLVFMAVFVPVSFMGGTSGVFYTQFGITMAAAVGISAINALTLSPALCALILRPNEVLTEGKRPEFSTRFRMAFDSSFRRIVSKYKAGVKFIIRRKWLAWASLGCAVVSLFYMMNATKTGLVPSEDTGSIFVSLDAPAGSTLAETAGIMSKVEKELKEIPQIDNFTNIAGFGMGSGNGSSHGMFIIKLKHWDERRDAESSVNAISNEIYRRTAHIKNANIFVFSPPMIAGYGTGNNFEVYLQDRSGKGIEALNKVTGDFLVELNKRPEVQMAYTSFSANFPQYRIDIDEAQCLRAGTTTSEVLDVLSGYLGSVYASNFNRFTKLYRVILQAPSDSRSSVQSLDNIFVRTKGGMTPVSQFARLTKTYGAESLSRFNMFSSINVSGMPADGYSSGDVINAIAEVARQTLPTGYGYEFSGMTREEEQMANSHDTVIIYGVCILFIYLILCALYESLFIPMAVILSVPFGLMGSFLFARIWGVENNIYLQTGLIMLIGLLSKTAILLTEYASERRKAGLSLTQAAMAAAGIRLRPILMTALTMIFGLLPLMFASGVGANGNVSLGVGAVGGMLIGTVALLFVTPAFFITFQWMEERVMGNRKKERENA; this comes from the coding sequence ATGAGACTGCAACATTTCATCGACCGTCCCATTCTCTCTATCGTTATCTCGGTGGTTATCGTCGTGGCGGGATTGATCGGACTTTACGCCCTTTCCGTCGAGCAGTATCCGGACATTGCCCCGCCTACTATCCGTGTGTCCACCACTTACAGCGGAGCAAATGCCGAAACGGTGCAGAAAAGTGTTATTGTTCCGTTGGAAGAGGCCATCAATGGAGTGGAAAACATGACCTATATGACCTCTACCGCCAGCAATACAGGCAGTGCCGAGATTACGGTTTATTTCAAGCAGGGCAGCGATCCAGACATGGCTGCCGTGAATGTACAAAATAAGGTTTCTACAGCCACCTCTCTTTTACCTGCCGAAGTGACGAAGGTGGGCGTGACCACCATGAAGCGTCAAAGCAGTATGCTGAAAATCTTCGGACTTTACAGCCCGAACGGAACGTATGACGAGACCTTCCTGTCCAATTATCTGACCATCAACGTAAAGCCTCAGTTGCAACGCATTTCCGGCATCGGAGAGGTAAACATAATGGGCGGTGACTATGCCATGCGTATTTGGCTGAAACCCGATGTGATGGCGCAATACGGACTGATACCTGCCGATGTGGAATCCGCACTGTCCAGCCAAAACATCGAAGCCTCCGCCGGCTCTGTCGGTGAGGATTCCAAGAACGTTTATCAATACACGCTGAAATACCGTGGAAGATTGGAAACGGAACAGGAGTTCGAGGAAATGGTCATCAAAGCGACCGATGACGGCCGGATACTCCGCCTGAAAGACATCGCCACAGTGGAACTTGGCGCACAGAGTTATACTTATACGGGGACGGTCAATGCGGCACCGGGAACTTGCTGCATGATTAACCAGACCGCAGGAACGAATGCCAATGAAATCATCACGCAGATCGACAGATATTTGAATGAACTCCGGGAAACGCTTCCCGAAGACATTGAGATAGCAGACTTGATGAACACTAAGAACTTTCTCGATGCTTCCATTGATGAAGTGATCAAAACATTGTTGGAAGCTATCATACTGGTTGTATTGGTTGTTTATTTCTTCTTGCAGAATCCACGTTCCACGCTTATCCCGACAATAAGCATTTTAGTTTCTTTGGTTGGAACATTTGCTATCCTTTATGTGGGCGGATTCAGCATCAATCTGCTGACACTTTTTGCCTTGGTACTTGCCATCGGTACGATTGTGGATGATGCCATCATCGTAGTGGAGGCGGTACAGGCGCGTTTCGATGAAGGCTACCGCTCATCATACCGGGCTTCCGTCGATGCAATGAACGGCATTACTTCAGCCATTGTCACCTCAACGCTGGTCTTCATGGCTGTATTTGTTCCGGTATCGTTCATGGGAGGGACATCGGGTGTGTTCTATACGCAGTTCGGAATTACGATGGCGGCTGCCGTGGGAATTTCAGCCATCAATGCACTGACCCTTTCTCCCGCCCTTTGTGCGCTGATATTGCGACCAAACGAGGTACTTACAGAGGGCAAACGCCCGGAATTCTCCACTCGTTTCCGCATGGCTTTCGATTCATCTTTTCGACGTATTGTATCGAAATACAAAGCAGGTGTGAAATTTATCATTAGGCGGAAATGGCTGGCATGGGCTTCATTGGGGTGCGCTGTTGTGTCGCTTTTTTACATGATGAATGCGACAAAGACAGGGCTCGTTCCGTCGGAAGACACCGGTTCCATCTTTGTCAGCCTCGATGCGCCTGCCGGCAGCACGCTGGCAGAGACGGCCGGGATTATGAGCAAGGTGGAAAAAGAGTTGAAAGAGATTCCACAGATAGACAATTTCACCAATATCGCAGGCTTCGGGATGGGTTCCGGCAATGGATCTTCCCACGGAATGTTCATCATCAAATTGAAACATTGGGATGAGCGACGGGATGCAGAAAGCAGTGTAAATGCCATCAGCAACGAAATCTATCGCCGCACGGCACACATCAAGAATGCCAATATTTTCGTATTTTCACCACCCATGATTGCAGGCTACGGCACGGGCAACAACTTCGAGGTCTATCTGCAAGACCGTTCCGGCAAGGGGATCGAAGCGCTGAACAAGGTAACCGGCGATTTCTTGGTGGAACTCAACAAACGTCCGGAGGTACAGATGGCTTACACGTCGTTCAGTGCCAACTTTCCGCAATACCGCATCGACATCGACGAGGCGCAGTGTCTGCGCGCAGGGACAACCACAAGCGAGGTGCTCGATGTCCTTTCCGGCTATTTAGGCAGTGTGTATGCTTCCAATTTCAACCGCTTCACCAAACTCTACCGTGTCATCCTTCAAGCCCCGTCGGACAGTCGCAGCAGTGTGCAGTCACTGGACAATATTTTTGTACGAACCAAAGGCGGCATGACACCTGTCAGCCAATTCGCCAGACTGACCAAGACATACGGGGCGGAATCCTTATCCCGCTTCAATATGTTTTCTTCCATCAATGTGTCGGGAATGCCTGCCGACGGTTACAGTTCGGGCGATGTCATCAATGCCATTGCAGAAGTGGCGAGACAAACACTTCCCACAGGCTACGGTTATGAATTTTCCGGCATGACCCGAGAGGAGGAACAGATGGCAAACTCCCACGATACGGTCATCATATACGGGGTCTGCATCCTGTTCATCTACCTGATACTTTGCGCACTTTACGAAAGCCTGTTTATCCCGATGGCAGTCATCCTCTCCGTACCGTTCGGTCTTATGGGCAGCTTCCTCTTCGCCCGTATCTGGGGAGTGGAGAACAATATTTATCTGCAAACGGGGCTGATTATGCTTATCGGTCTGCTGTCCAAGACTGCCATCCTGCTGACCGAATATGCCTCGGAGCGGCGCAAGGCAGGGCTGTCGCTCACACAGGCGGCTATGGCGGCTGCCGGTATCCGTCTGCGGCCTATCCTTATGACGGCACTCACGATGATATTCGGCCTGCTGCCGCTGATGTTCGCATCGGGGGTAGGAGCCAACGGGAATGTGTCACTCGGCGTGGGAGCCGTAGGCGGTATGCTGATAGGAACCGTTGCGCTGTTGTTTGTAACGCCCGCCTTCTTCATCACTTTCCAGTGGATGGAAGAGCGGGTAATGGGTAACCGTAAAAAAGAAAGGGAAAACGCATGA
- a CDS encoding efflux transporter outer membrane subunit, translating to MKRIIYGIICIAMLSGCSVYRNYRRPQDLPTEDLYRDVQEASADTASLGNLSWQEVFRDTLLQHLINYGLENNTDIQVALLRVDQAKAQLKAAKLAFLPSLAFSPQGALNSIDGGKAAKTYELPIEASWEIDLFGKLRNAKKGAQAGLLGQEAYRRAVQSALIAGIANSYYTLLMLDEQIAISASTLDLWKEQVRTMESKLKVGEETENAVTSARAGFYELEVTYNDLLRQMRETENALCTLLGMTSRPIERGVLGEQTLPENLNAGIPLRLLSRRPDVIQAEMALANAYYTTNQARAAFYPALTLSGSVGWTNSLGQVITNPGGWIASALASLAQPLFNRGKLASNLRVSKDEEQIALLDYKQALLDAGQEVNDALYAAEAARRNLNSHRKQCDELERTVQTSEALYRTGNTTYLELLTARQSLLNARMNVVADTFTRLQAVISLYNALGGGAE from the coding sequence ATGAAACGAATCATATATGGCATCATCTGTATCGCGATGTTAAGCGGTTGTTCCGTCTATCGCAATTACCGGCGTCCGCAGGACTTGCCGACCGAGGACCTCTATCGTGACGTACAGGAAGCATCGGCAGACACTGCATCTTTGGGCAATCTCTCGTGGCAGGAAGTGTTCCGGGACACACTGTTGCAGCACCTGATTAATTATGGGTTGGAAAACAATACCGACATACAGGTGGCACTATTGCGTGTGGACCAGGCAAAGGCGCAACTGAAAGCTGCCAAGCTTGCCTTTCTCCCCTCGCTTGCCTTCTCCCCGCAAGGCGCACTGAACAGCATTGATGGAGGAAAGGCCGCAAAGACATACGAACTGCCCATAGAGGCAAGTTGGGAAATCGACCTTTTCGGAAAGTTACGCAATGCCAAGAAAGGGGCGCAAGCCGGTTTGCTCGGACAGGAAGCCTACCGTCGGGCAGTGCAATCCGCATTGATAGCCGGCATAGCCAACAGCTATTATACCCTGCTGATGCTTGACGAACAGATTGCCATCAGTGCCTCGACGCTCGACCTCTGGAAAGAACAGGTGCGCACCATGGAATCCAAGCTGAAAGTCGGGGAAGAAACGGAAAATGCCGTCACCTCGGCACGGGCGGGTTTCTATGAACTGGAAGTGACGTACAACGACCTTCTGCGTCAGATGCGGGAGACGGAAAATGCGCTTTGTACCTTATTGGGCATGACTTCGCGCCCCATCGAGCGTGGTGTCTTGGGTGAACAAACCTTGCCCGAGAACCTGAATGCCGGAATCCCTTTGCGCCTGCTGTCCCGTCGCCCCGATGTGATACAAGCGGAAATGGCCTTGGCAAATGCCTATTATACGACGAATCAAGCCCGTGCGGCATTTTATCCCGCTCTCACCCTGTCGGGCAGTGTCGGCTGGACCAATTCTTTAGGGCAAGTGATTACCAACCCCGGCGGCTGGATAGCCTCGGCACTCGCCTCGCTGGCGCAACCCCTCTTCAACCGGGGCAAACTGGCATCCAACCTGCGCGTGTCCAAGGACGAGGAACAGATTGCCTTGCTCGACTACAAGCAAGCCCTGCTCGATGCGGGACAGGAGGTGAACGACGCACTCTATGCCGCCGAAGCCGCCCGACGCAACCTGAACAGCCATCGCAAGCAATGCGACGAACTGGAGCGCACGGTGCAGACCTCGGAAGCTCTTTACCGCACCGGCAACACCACCTACCTTGAACTGCTCACAGCCCGGCAGTCGTTGCTCAACGCCCGGATGAATGTGGTGGCAGACACTTTCACCCGGTTGCAGGCGGTTATCAGTCTGTACAATGCTTTGGGCGGAGGTGCGGAATAG
- a CDS encoding NAD-dependent epimerase/dehydratase family protein, giving the protein MESVLITGASGFIGSFIVEEALKRKLGVWAGIRSTSSKRYLKDQKIHFLELDFAHPDKLRAQLSGHKGTYSKFDYIIHCAGVTKCSDKKTFDDVNYLQTKYFIDTLKELNMVPKQFIYISTLSVFGPVREKDYTPISGEDAPMPNTAYGLSKWKAELYIQSIPGFPYVIYRPTGVYGPRESDYFLMAKSIQKHVDFSVGFRRQDLTFVYVKDIVQAIFLGMEKKVVQKAYFLSDGKVYKSRAFSDLIQKELGNPFVLHLKCPLIVLKVISLLAEFIATRSGRSSTLNSDKYKIMKQRNWQCDISPTMNELGYVPEYDLEKGVRETIAWYKNEGWL; this is encoded by the coding sequence ATGGAGAGTGTTTTAATTACAGGCGCAAGCGGCTTTATAGGGAGTTTCATTGTGGAGGAAGCGTTGAAACGAAAATTGGGTGTGTGGGCCGGGATTCGTTCCACAAGTAGCAAACGGTATTTGAAGGACCAGAAAATTCACTTTCTGGAGTTGGACTTTGCACATCCCGATAAACTTCGTGCACAACTCTCCGGGCATAAAGGAACTTACAGTAAGTTTGATTATATCATCCATTGCGCTGGTGTGACAAAGTGTTCTGATAAAAAGACCTTTGATGATGTGAATTATCTTCAGACTAAATATTTTATAGACACGCTGAAAGAACTGAATATGGTTCCGAAGCAGTTTATCTATATCAGTACATTGAGCGTATTCGGACCTGTACGTGAGAAGGATTATACTCCGATAAGCGGAGAAGATGCTCCGATGCCTAATACAGCCTATGGATTGAGTAAATGGAAAGCGGAATTATATATTCAGAGTATTCCCGGTTTTCCTTATGTCATTTATCGTCCTACAGGCGTCTATGGTCCCCGCGAATCAGACTATTTCCTGATGGCCAAGTCCATTCAGAAGCATGTTGACTTTTCGGTAGGTTTCCGACGTCAGGACTTGACTTTTGTTTATGTGAAAGACATTGTGCAGGCGATTTTTCTGGGGATGGAGAAAAAAGTCGTTCAAAAGGCGTATTTCCTGAGTGATGGGAAAGTCTATAAAAGTCGTGCCTTTTCGGATCTGATACAAAAAGAATTGGGTAACCCGTTTGTTCTTCACTTGAAATGTCCATTAATTGTTCTAAAAGTTATATCTTTGTTGGCCGAATTCATTGCTACACGTTCCGGGAGGAGCAGTACCCTGAATTCGGATAAGTATAAGATAATGAAACAACGCAACTGGCAATGTGATATAAGCCCGACAATGAATGAACTGGGGTATGTACCCGAATATGATTTGGAAAAAGGAGTTCGGGAAACCATTGCCTGGTATAAAAATGAAGGATGGCTTTAG
- a CDS encoding phosphatase PAP2 family protein, with translation MALDLFKRIETRRGLFAVEKITLIYNLLTSILILFLFQRMDHPWRMLLDRAMIAAMTFLLMYLYRLAPCKFSAFVRIVIQMSLLSYWYPDTFEFNRFFPNLDHVFAITEQFIFNGQPAIWFCHTFPHLIVSEAFNMGYFFYYPMILIVALFYFIYKFEWFEKMSFVLVTSFFIYYLIYIFVPVAGPQFYFPAIGIDNVSKGIFPAIGDYFNHHQELLPGPGYQHGFFYSLVEGSQQVGERPTAAFPSSHVGISTILMIMAWRGSKKLFACLIPFYMLLCGATVYIQAHYVIDAIVGFFSAFLLYVVVTWMFKKWFAQPMFE, from the coding sequence ATGGCTTTAGACTTATTTAAGCGCATAGAAACCCGGAGAGGGTTGTTTGCTGTGGAAAAGATTACATTGATTTATAATCTGTTGACTTCCATATTGATTCTGTTCCTGTTTCAGCGGATGGATCATCCATGGCGCATGTTGTTGGATAGGGCTATGATCGCGGCTATGACTTTTTTATTGATGTATCTTTATCGTCTTGCTCCCTGTAAGTTTTCGGCGTTTGTGCGTATTGTCATTCAGATGAGTCTGTTGTCTTACTGGTATCCGGATACTTTCGAGTTCAATCGTTTCTTTCCGAATTTAGATCATGTATTTGCAATTACCGAACAGTTTATTTTCAATGGTCAACCTGCTATTTGGTTCTGTCATACGTTTCCACATCTTATAGTCAGTGAGGCATTCAATATGGGATATTTCTTTTATTATCCGATGATACTGATTGTGGCTCTATTTTATTTCATATATAAGTTTGAGTGGTTCGAAAAGATGTCTTTTGTGCTTGTCACATCTTTCTTTATTTACTATCTGATTTATATATTCGTTCCTGTTGCAGGGCCTCAATTTTATTTTCCTGCCATTGGTATTGATAATGTATCTAAAGGTATTTTTCCTGCTATCGGTGATTATTTCAATCATCATCAGGAGTTGCTTCCCGGGCCGGGCTATCAGCACGGATTCTTTTATAGCTTGGTGGAAGGTTCACAGCAAGTAGGCGAACGTCCTACGGCGGCATTCCCCAGTTCGCACGTTGGTATTTCTACTATTTTGATGATTATGGCATGGCGTGGCAGTAAGAAATTGTTTGCTTGTCTTATACCTTTCTATATGTTGCTTTGCGGGGCTACCGTATATATTCAGGCACATTATGTGATTGATGCCATTGTCGGTTTCTTCTCTGCATTCCTGTTGTATGTAGTCGTAACCTGGATGTTCAAGAAGTGGTTTGCGCAGCCGATGTTTGAATAG
- the dusB gene encoding tRNA dihydrouridine synthase DusB — MKIGQIDLGRYPIFLAPMEDVTDPAFRLMCKKFGADMVYTEFVSSDALIRAVSKTAQKLSISNAERPVAIQIYGKDTETMVEAAKIVEQAQPDILDINFGCPVKRVAGKGAGAGMLQNIPKMLEITRAVVDAVRIPVTVKTRLGWDANNKVIVELAEQLQDCGIAALTIHGRTRAQMYTGEADWTLIGEVKNNPRMHIPIIGNGDVTSPQRCKECFDRYGVDAVMIGRASFGRPWIFKEIKHYLETGEELPTLNFEWCMEVLRQEVIDSVNLLDERRGILHVRRHLAASPLFKGIPNFRNTRIAMLRAETKEELFRIFDDIPAIQTSAAQTTS; from the coding sequence ATGAAGATAGGCCAAATAGATCTGGGCAGATATCCCATCTTTCTTGCTCCCATGGAGGATGTGACTGATCCGGCTTTCCGCCTGATGTGCAAGAAATTCGGGGCAGATATGGTATACACTGAGTTTGTATCAAGCGACGCACTGATTCGTGCTGTCAGCAAGACCGCTCAGAAACTAAGTATCAGTAATGCCGAACGCCCTGTTGCCATCCAGATATACGGGAAAGATACGGAAACGATGGTGGAAGCTGCCAAAATTGTGGAACAGGCACAACCTGATATTCTGGATATCAATTTCGGATGCCCGGTAAAAAGAGTAGCCGGAAAAGGAGCAGGAGCGGGTATGTTACAGAATATCCCCAAGATGCTGGAGATTACCCGCGCTGTAGTAGATGCAGTGAGAATACCTGTAACAGTGAAGACTCGTTTGGGATGGGATGCAAACAATAAAGTGATTGTAGAATTAGCGGAACAGTTGCAAGATTGTGGCATCGCTGCATTGACTATACATGGTCGTACCCGCGCACAAATGTATACCGGAGAAGCGGATTGGACACTCATAGGTGAAGTGAAGAATAATCCGAGAATGCATATTCCCATTATCGGTAATGGAGACGTAACGAGCCCTCAACGCTGCAAAGAGTGTTTCGACCGTTATGGAGTAGATGCTGTAATGATCGGTCGCGCCAGTTTCGGTCGTCCATGGATATTCAAGGAAATAAAACACTATCTGGAAACAGGTGAAGAATTACCGACACTTAATTTTGAATGGTGTATGGAAGTGCTTCGACAGGAAGTGATAGACAGCGTCAATCTGCTCGATGAGCGCAGAGGTATTTTGCATGTACGCCGTCATTTGGCCGCAAGCCCACTATTCAAGGGAATCCCGAACTTCCGCAACACCCGTATTGCTATGTTACGGGCAGAAACAAAAGAAGAGCTTTTCCGGATATTTGATGACATACCGGCTATTCAAACATCGGCTGCGCAAACCACTTCTTGA
- a CDS encoding peptidase U32 family protein, translating to MNLSLKDFEIMAPVGSRESLAAAIQAGADSIYFGIENLNMRARSANTFTIDDLREIARTCDEHGMKSYLTVNTIIYDKDIALMHTIVDAAKEAGISAVIAADVAVMDYARQIGQEVHLSTQLNISNAEALKFYAQFADVVVLARELNLEQVAEIYRRIQEEHICGPSGEQIRIEMFCHGALCMAVSGKCYLSLHEMNHSANRGACMQVCRRSYTVRDKETGVELDIDNEYIMSPKDLKTIHFMNKMLDAGVRVFKIEGRARGPEYVRTVVECYKEAIKAYLDGTFTDEKIAAWDERLKTVFNRGFWDGYYLGQRLGEWTRNYGSAATERKIYVGKGVKYFSNIGVSEFLVEAAEVSVGDKLLITGPTTGALFMTLEEARVDLEPVQTVKKGQHFSMKSDKIRPSDKLYKLVSTEELKKFKGLDIEQKRG from the coding sequence ATGAATCTTAGTTTGAAAGATTTTGAAATAATGGCTCCTGTAGGTTCGCGCGAATCTCTTGCTGCGGCCATTCAGGCAGGTGCCGATTCTATCTATTTCGGTATAGAAAACCTAAACATGCGTGCCCGTTCGGCCAATACGTTTACGATTGATGATTTGCGGGAGATCGCCCGCACATGTGATGAACACGGGATGAAAAGTTATCTGACGGTCAACACGATTATCTATGATAAAGATATTGCATTGATGCACACCATTGTCGATGCAGCCAAGGAGGCAGGTATTTCTGCTGTGATTGCTGCTGATGTAGCAGTAATGGATTATGCCCGTCAGATAGGGCAGGAGGTACACCTTTCCACACAGTTGAATATCTCCAATGCGGAGGCTTTGAAATTCTACGCACAATTCGCAGACGTCGTTGTTTTGGCCCGTGAGTTGAATCTGGAGCAGGTAGCCGAAATCTATCGTCGGATTCAGGAAGAACATATTTGTGGGCCGAGTGGTGAACAGATTCGCATTGAGATGTTCTGTCACGGTGCGCTTTGTATGGCTGTATCGGGTAAATGTTATCTCTCTTTGCATGAGATGAACCATTCTGCCAACCGCGGTGCTTGTATGCAGGTGTGTCGTCGTTCCTATACTGTTCGTGACAAAGAGACCGGTGTGGAACTGGACATTGATAACGAATATATCATGTCGCCGAAAGATTTAAAGACCATTCACTTTATGAATAAGATGTTGGATGCCGGTGTGCGTGTATTCAAAATTGAAGGCCGTGCCCGTGGACCTGAATATGTACGTACTGTGGTAGAGTGTTACAAAGAGGCGATCAAGGCTTATTTGGATGGAACATTTACCGATGAAAAGATTGCAGCTTGGGACGAACGTCTGAAAACTGTATTCAACCGTGGCTTTTGGGATGGTTACTATTTGGGACAGCGTTTAGGAGAATGGACCAGAAACTATGGCTCGGCAGCTACGGAACGTAAGATATATGTAGGTAAAGGTGTCAAATATTTCTCTAACATCGGAGTTTCCGAATTTCTGGTAGAAGCAGCGGAAGTCAGCGTAGGCGATAAGCTTCTGATTACCGGACCGACTACCGGTGCTTTGTTTATGACTTTGGAAGAGGCCCGTGTTGATTTGGAACCTGTGCAGACTGTGAAGAAGGGGCAGCACTTCTCCATGAAATCAGATAAGATACGCCCGAGTGACAAACTGTATAAACTGGTATCGACCGAAGAACTGAAGAAGTTCAAAGGACTTGATATTGAGCAGAAAAGAGGCTAA
- a CDS encoding acyl-CoA thioesterase, with translation MNYIYELEMKVRDYECDLQGIVNNANYQHYLEHTRHEFLISVGVSFAALHEQGVDPVVARINMAFKTPLKSGDEFVSKLYMKKEGIKYVFYQDIFRKSDYKVVVKSTVETVCVVNGRLSDSELFDSVFAPYLQ, from the coding sequence ATGAACTATATCTATGAATTGGAAATGAAGGTGCGCGATTACGAGTGCGACCTTCAAGGAATTGTTAATAATGCGAACTATCAGCATTATCTGGAACATACCCGTCATGAATTTCTGATATCGGTCGGTGTCAGCTTTGCTGCACTTCACGAACAGGGAGTCGACCCGGTAGTGGCACGCATTAATATGGCATTTAAAACGCCGTTGAAAAGCGGAGACGAGTTTGTTTCTAAACTCTATATGAAGAAGGAAGGTATCAAATATGTGTTTTATCAGGATATTTTCCGTAAGAGTGATTATAAAGTAGTAGTGAAATCCACTGTTGAAACGGTATGTGTGGTAAACGGACGTTTGAGTGACAGCGAATTGTTCGATAGTGTCTTTGCCCCTTACCTGCAATGA